From the Tenacibaculum dicentrarchi genome, the window AATGTCTAGAGATCACGATTTATTATTTGGTATAAAAGCCAAAGGAAATATCTATAGTGGTAGCATTGATAAAATTAGAACAGCGCAAAGTAATGATGCATTATTTTCGGTGCCTATTAATAAATTTAACCCAAACTTTAGTATTGGAGCTGCTATTGTTCATGAAGATTATTACACTCATTTATATATTGATAATTTACTGACCGATAATCTGTATGAATTAAAAAGAAAATCAAAAAATAAAAACCATTATAATGTTAATATAGGTGGTGGATATACATTCGAATTAAACGAAATATTAAAATTAACACCATCGGTTTTGGTTCGTTTTATTGAGGGTGCGCCTTTGTCTTTTGATGTAAATACGGTTTTAAATATAAAAGAGCTTTATAATGTAGGAATGTCATATTCATGGAATAATTCAGTTCAATTAAATAGCTTAATATCGGCAACAAAATGGTTTGATATCGGCTATGGATACAACTTATATTTAAATGATTTAAGTACCTATCAAAATGGAACGCATGAAATATTGCTTCGTTTTAATATAGATGAAATATTATAAACGACATCACCTTTGATAAATAGACTCTTACAACTCCTTATAAAAGAATAAAAATATGCGTTATAGTAAATACTCTGGGACAAAAAAAATGTTCGTTTTAAAAAATACCCTACTCTTTTTTTGTTTAATTTTTAGCTTCTTTTTATCGGCACAAAAAATTAGTGTTGGTAACAATGAAGGTGTAAGTGAAAACATGCCTCTTGCTTTGCATAAAAATGGTAATTATAGTCAATTTATATATCTAGGTTCTGAAATTAAAACATCGGGAAATATTAAAAGTCTTACATTTAAATTAAATACTACAGGTAATTTAAACATTGCTTCTTTCAATAGATGGACATTAGGGTTGAAAGAAATTGCTGCTAAAACAACGGAGCTTAGCACTTTTAGAAATTCAGTAACTCCCTTTACTGGTTTTACACGAGTATTTGACGGAAATATACAATATAACCAAGCTAACGGAGAGGTAACGGTTGTTTTTTCGACTCCCTTTAAATACAATCATACTAAAAATTTAGTGGTTGAAATTAATGAAAATTCGGGAGGGCAGATGCCGTATGATTATAATAAACCTACTCCTAAATTTCAAATTTTTTGGACAGCTGGCTATCGTGCAGGTTATAGAAATAAATATGGATATGTAGGTAGTGATCACTCATATTATGGCTTACTTAAAGAGCGTAAAGTACCTAGGGTAATTATCGGATTTAAGCAAGATCAAGTTACGCCGCCTGTAATTACTATGCAAAACCCGGCAGAAGCTAGTGTTTGTAAAAATAATAGTTTTGTTTTTTCTGATGTAAGTGTTACCGAAAACCCAAATTTAAAATGGACAACAGATGGTTCTGGTGTTTTTGAAGATGATACCAAATTATTATCAAAATACACACCTAGCGAGCAAGATGCGACTAAAGGTTTTGTAACCCTTACATTAACGGCTACAAAAGAGTCAGTTACAGCGACTAAAACCTTTAAATTGAGTATTCAATCCGAAGCAAAAAGTGCCGGAACAGATGGAACTTTAACTGTTTGTAAAGGAACAAATCCTACGGGGAAACAATTATTTGATGCTTTAGGAGGTTCTCCTGAAACAGGTGGAGTTTGGGTTTCAATCGGCTTAGTACACACTTATACACAAACTACAAGTTTAGGTTGTAATCCGAAAAAAGCAACTATTACAGTTAAAGAAGAAACGGATGTTAAAAGCGCTGGTGAAGATGGTGTTTTATCAATATTAAAAGATTATGAGCCTACTGAAGAGGAGCTTTTTGCAGCCTTAAATGGCTTTGCAACTACTGATGGTTCTTGGGTTAAAAAGAACAGTAATACCTATATTTATACAATCACTTCAACAAGCCCGTGTGTAAAAAACACCAGCGCTACAATTCGTGTAAAAAGGAATCAGAAAACGACAAACGCATTTTCGCCAAACGGTGATGGCGTGAATGATACTTGGATGATATTAGCAGATATTGCAAATAAATACCCAAAGAATAAGATGTGTATTTATAACAGACACGGGAATTTAGTGTATAAGGCGCTTAGGTATAACAATGATTGGGACGGTACTTCTAACGGAAAAATAACACTAAGCAAAAAATCAAAACTTCCTGCAGGTTCTTATGTCTATATTTTAGAGTTAAACAACGCTACAAAAAAGGTTTTAAAAGGCTGGGTTTATATAAATTACTAAACAAAAATGATGTTATTAAAAAAATTAACCTTCGTGCTATTAATCACGTTGGCTTACACGGGTATTGCTCAAAACAATGTAGATTATTCATTGTATAATTATAGTTTAAACTTAATAAATCCTGCTTTTGCAGGGCAAAAAAATAATACGGAATTATTAATTTCATCTAGAAAACAATGGTCAGGAATTCCTGATTCACCAAAAACAAGTACTTTTTCTTTAAATATTCCATTAAAAGGAGCTGTAGGGCTAGGTTTAAGTGTGGTTAACGATAAAATATTTGTGTTTAATCAAACGGTTGTAGCTTTAGATTTTTCTTACAAGCTTAAAATGTCTAGAGATCACGATTTATTATTTGGTATAAAAGCCAAAGGAAATATCTATAGTGGTAGCATTGATAAAATTAGAACAGCGCAAAGTAATGATGCATTATTTTCGGTGCCTATTAATAAATTTAACCCAAACTTTAGTATTGGAGCTGCTATTGTTCATGAAGATTATTACACTCATTTATATATTGATAATTTATTGACTGATAATCTGTATGAGTTAAAAAGAAAATCAAAAAATAAAAACCATTATAATGTTAATATAGGCGGTGGATATACATTCGAATTAAACGAAATATTAAAATTAACACCATCGGTTTTGGTTCGTTTTATTGAGGGTGCGCCTTTGTCTTTTGATGTAAATACGGTTTTAAATATAAAAGAGCTTTATAATGTAGGAATGTCATATTCATGGAATAATTCAGTTCAATTAAATAGCTTAATATCGGCAACAAAATGGTTTGATATTGGCTACGGATACAACTTATATTTAAATGATTTAAGTACCTATCAAAACGGAACGCATGAAGTATTGCTTCGTTTTAATATAGATGAAATATTATAGTAAAATAAACGATGTTAACAAACAGCCTCTTAAAATATTTTAAGAGGTTTTTTTATGAGTTGAATAGTTATATAAAAAAAAATAGCTATTTTAAGCCTTGTAATTTTTATGATTTTTTGTCTATTATAAAGCCGTAATTTATACTAACAATTATCATGAAAAAGTAATTTTAATTATTCTAGTTTTGCAAAAAAATAAAATAAAAATGAATAAAGCTGTTTATATTGCTGCAAGTGAAGCTAATTCAGGTAAATCAATGCTGAGTTTAGGTTTGATGCAATTATTGCTCAGAAAAAAACCTAAGGTTGGTTATTTTAGGCCTATTATAGATAATCCGATAGCAGGTAAAAAAGACAATCATATAAATACCGTTCTTAATTATTTTAAAATTAAGTGTGCTTATGACGATTGTTATGCTTTTACACGATCAGATTTAATCAATAAATTAAATGATGATAAAGAAGATGAAGTTATTGGTGAAATTATTGAAAAATATAAAATTTTAGAAGAACAAAATGATTTTGTAATAGTAGAAGGAACTGATTTTTCAGACCACGGAGCTGTTATTGAAATGGATTTAAATGTTTTAATTGCTAAAAATTTAGGGATTCCTGTAATTATAGTTTCTGGCGGATTAAATAAAACATTAGGTGATTTTATTCAGGGTTTACGCTTAACCTACGATTCTTTTGTAAACAAAGATGTTAAAGTAATTTCGGTTGTCGCTAATAAAATTGAAGAATCGAATATTGATATTATCATTAAAGAAGTTGGAAAAAACTTACCAAAAGATATTTCTATTAATGCAATCCCTATCAATAAAAAATTAAATAACCCAACCATTAAAGAGCTTTCAGATAGAATTGATGCTAAAGTTTTATTTGGTGAAAATTATTTAAATAATATTACTGGCGATATAAAAGTAGGAGCCATGCAATTGGCAAATTATTTGCATCATTTAACGGAAGATTGTGTAATTGTTACTCCTGCCGATAGGTCTGATATTTTATTAGGAACGTTACAGGCAAATATTTCAACGAATTACCCGCCAATTTCTGGGGTTGTTTTAACAGGGGGAATTGAACTAAATCCATCAATAATTAAATTAATTGAAGGTTTAGAGAAAACCGTACCTATTTTATGGGTAAAAGAAGGAACTTTTGCAGTTACTACAAAATTAGGAAATGTAAGAGCGCATATTTACGCCGAAAACGTTGATAAAATAAAAAGATCTATCAATATTTTTGAAAAATATGTAGATGTTGCCGCTTTAAATGAAAAATTAATAACCTATAAAGGAACCGATGTTCTTACGCCAAGAATGTTTCAATATAATTTATTGAAAAAAGCAAAACAGGTTAAAAAACACATTGTGTTACCTGAAGGAAATGATGATAGAATATTAATTGCAGCATCACAACTTCAAAAAACAGGAGTCGTTAAATTAACTATTTTAGGAAAAAAAGTACTTATTCAGGCAGCTGTAAAACGTTTAAATATTTCTTTTGATTTTGATGAAATTGATATTATAAATCCTATTGAATCGGATTATTTTAGTGATTTTTCAAATACTTTATTCGAATTAAGAAAACACAAAGGGTTAAGTCCTGCTATGGCAGAAGACTTAATGGCTGATGTTTCTTATTTTGGAACCATGATGGTACATAAAGGTTTGGCTGACGGAATGGTTTCAGGAGCTGCACATACTACGCAACACACCATAAAACCGGCATTACAATTTATTAAAACAAAACCTGGATATTCGGTAGTTTCATCAATATTTTTTATGTGTTTAGAAGATAGAGTATCTATTTTTGGCGATTGTGCAATTAACCCAAATCCAACGGCGATACAATTGGCAGAAATTGCTATTTCATCGGCAGATTCGAGTATTGCCTTCGGAATTGACCCGAAAATAGCGATGTTATCGTACTCATCAGGCGCTTCAGGAAAAGGTGAAGATGTCGATACTGTTCGAGAAGCAACAGCGATTATCAAACAAAAAAGACCCGATTTAAAAGTAGAAGGTCCTATTCAATATGACGCGGCTGTAGATCCATCTATCGGAAAAAAGAAAATGCCAGATTCAAAAGTAGCAGGGCAAGCAAACGTGTTAATTTTCCCTGATTTAAATACAGGAAATAATACTTATAAAGCCGTGCAAAGAGAAACAGGAGCTTTGGCAATCGGACCAATGTTACAAGGTTTAAATAAACCTGTAAACGATTTAAGTAGAGGGTGTACTGTTGATGATATTTTTAATACCATAATTTTAACCGCAATTCAAGCACAAGATCAATAAGCTTTCTAATACAAAATAAAACATGAAAATATTAGTTATAAATTCAGGTAGTTCATCAATAAAATATCAATTAATTCAAATGCCACAACAGCAGGTTATTTGTGCAGGTTTAGTTGAAAGAATTGGCTTGAAAAAAAGCGTTGTTCATTATAAATCAGAAGAAAATAAAAGTAAAGAAATTTCTGATATTAAAAATCATAAAGAAGGTTTACAAAAAGTAGTTAATTTATTATTAGATGAAAAAATAGGCGTACTTACCAGTACAAATCAAATAAATGTCGTGGCCCACAGAGTTGTTCATGGTGGTGATTCTTTCAAAAAAACAGCCGTAGCAACTTCAGAAGTTAAAAAGAAAATTGAAGAGTTATTTTCATTAGCACCGCTTCATAATCCTGCAAATTTAGAAGGAATACAGGTTGCCGAAACTATTTTTACAGATGCTATTCAAGTGGCAGCTTTTGACACGGCATTTCATCAAACCATTCCTGAAAAAGCGCATAAATTTTCTATTCCCAATAAATTTTTAACAGAAAATAAAATAAGATTATACGGTTTTCACGGAACAAGTCATAAATATGTTTCTGAAAAAGCCATCGAATATTTGCATAAAAACAACTGTTTACAGCAAGAAAAATCTAAAATTATAAGCATTCATTTAGGAAACGGTTGTAGTATTACGGCTATTGAAAATGGAATTAGTATTGACCATAGCTTAGGTTTTAGCCCTGTTACAGGTTTAATTATGGGTTCTCGTTCGGGTGATATTGACCATTCGTTAATTTTCTATTTAATAGAAAATTTAGGCTATGATGCTAAATATGTATCAGATATGTTGCAAAAGCAAAGCGGAATGTTAGGTTTAACAGGTTTTAGCGATTTGCGTGATATTGAAGATGCGGCTGAAAAAGGCGATAAAAATTGTCAGTTAGCCCTCGATATGAATGCTTATAGAATTAAAAAATATATAGGTTCTTATATTGCGGTCATGAATGGTGTTGATGCGATTGTTTTTACCGCTGGAATTGGCGAAAATTCAATACTTATCAGAAAATTAACCTGTACAGGGTTAGAATATTTTGGTATTGAGTTAGATGAAAATAAAAATGATGTAAAAGCCAGAGAATTAACAGAAATTCATAAAGAAACATCCAAGGTAAAAGTATTGGTAATTCCAACCAATGAAGAATTAGAAATAGCAACACAAGCATACGATTTATTACAATAAATGAATTACAAAAACACGTATTTAGTTACCATTCAGTATTTAGGATTTCGTTTTCATGGCTGGCAAAAACAGCCAAATTTAAAAACGGGGCATTTATTTTTAGATAAAACGTTAAAATTTATTTTTAAAGGAATCCGCTTAAAAAGTTTGGGGGTCGGTAGAACCGATGCAAGAGTATCGGCTACTCATTTTGCATTTCAATTATTTATTGACGAAACCGTAGATTTTGAGCAGTTTATGATTGATTTCAATGCAAACGCTCCAGGTGATATGCGGGCATTAAAAATTGAAAATATTGATAAAAAATTCAATATAATTCAGCATCCGAAGCTAAAAGAATATCGCTATTATTTTTCTTATGGCGAAAAAAATCATCCGTATGCCGCACCTTTTTTAACTCGTTTTAGAGATGATTTAAATATCGAAATAATGAAAGAAGGCGCGAAATTATTTGAGGGTTTTCATAATTTTAAAAGATATTGTACAAAACCATCCGAAGAAACAAAGGTGGAAAGAACAATTGAATATTGTCGCATTGAAAAAAACACCGAATTAACAGCTTCTTTTTTTCCTAAGGAAAGTTTTGTCTTAATTGTTAGGGGGGAAGGTTTTTTAAGAAATCAAATCCGTTTAATAATGGGCGGATTACACAGTTTAGGAAAAGGAGAATATGATTTAGAATTTATAAAAGATAGTTTAAATCCTGAAACAGACATTGAATTTATTAAAAATATCGCACCCGCTTCAGGATTACACTTGCATAAACTAGATTTTAAAAAACTAGTTTAAAGATGGTTTAATTTTTAGAAGATAAATTTTTCTTAGTTTTGAAGCTCTAGTTTTTGGATTTAAAAACTTTAAATTCAATCTTGTTACTCGAAAATGATTTACTTCGTACTTTTCACTAATTACAAAACCATCTTCTTTAATAGTTTCCAAAGAAACATTTCGAATCAAAAGCCACACTTCTTTATCCATCTTTTTTAATGTTTGTTTGGTCAGATGAGGAGTGTTTCTTTGTGTGTAAAAATCAAATATCCAACAAATATCATCTTCATATAAAAAAACATCGTCTAAATTTATGCTATCATTTTTATTGACAATTTCAGCAATTTTGATACCACCCTGATATTCTAATAATTCAGGGTAAAAATAAGAATTTAGTATGAAATTGACCAAAATCATCAATAAAACGGAGTTTATGACTATTTTATTGGGAAAATCTTCGTTTTTAAAGATACTCAATAAAAGAAATAATAATAAAATAAAACTCACTAATATGATTAAAATATTTGGTGTGTTAAAAGTGAAAAATAACAGTAAAAAACTGATAATAACAATTAACGATGTTAGGAAATAAACAATTCCAGTAAATATTTTTAATGTTTTTTGTTGCGTATCTTTCTTTAAATTATATAAAATCCCTGCCGTAAAAACAGCTAATAAAGGCAATAACGGGTTTAAATAATGTGGCAATTTGAATTTAGAAAAACTGATGATAAGAAGTGTTATTAAAACACTCCCAATAGTTAGAAATTCGATTCCTGAGGTTTTTTTACAGTTGTTTTTTATCCATTTTTTTAATTGATAAAACATTCCGTAATACATTAAAAATGCCCACGGTAAAAATACCCAAAGCAAGGAATGAAAAAAGAAAAAATAATCGGGGCTACTTTGATTAAAACCTTTTGCTGTAGCTCTATTTACATTTTGTTTCCATAAAATAAATTCAACACCTTCCCAACCAAATTGAATATAATACGCATATAAAACAGGCGTAATACTTAAAAAGAAAACCAAAAAAGCCAATAGTATTTTATACGAAAAAAGTACTTTGTATTTTTTAGTATAGATAATTTGACTAAAAATTGCAAAAACAATAATGGCAACACCATAAAAACCTTTTGTTGAAAAAGAAATTCCCATGGCAATTGCTCCCAAAACAATATTGACTGTTTTTTTAGTCGATACATATTCAAATAATTGCCATATCGCAAAAATGGTAGCACCTGTTAAAATAGCATCTGTACGCACATCATGATTGGCTAAAATAATAGATTGACTTGTTAAAAAAATCAATGAACCGTAGTGTGCAACGCTTTTATCATATAGTTTTTTAGTTAATTGAAAAACTGAATATGCACCAATTATTGTCGCCAATATAGACGGAATTCGATATGCCCATTGGTGTAATCCGAAAATTTTAAAGGAAAGTCCTGCTAACCAAAAGTGCA encodes:
- a CDS encoding acetate/propionate family kinase — protein: MKILVINSGSSSIKYQLIQMPQQQVICAGLVERIGLKKSVVHYKSEENKSKEISDIKNHKEGLQKVVNLLLDEKIGVLTSTNQINVVAHRVVHGGDSFKKTAVATSEVKKKIEELFSLAPLHNPANLEGIQVAETIFTDAIQVAAFDTAFHQTIPEKAHKFSIPNKFLTENKIRLYGFHGTSHKYVSEKAIEYLHKNNCLQQEKSKIISIHLGNGCSITAIENGISIDHSLGFSPVTGLIMGSRSGDIDHSLIFYLIENLGYDAKYVSDMLQKQSGMLGLTGFSDLRDIEDAAEKGDKNCQLALDMNAYRIKKYIGSYIAVMNGVDAIVFTAGIGENSILIRKLTCTGLEYFGIELDENKNDVKARELTEIHKETSKVKVLVIPTNEELEIATQAYDLLQ
- a CDS encoding PorP/SprF family type IX secretion system membrane protein; this translates as MMLLKKLTFVLLITLSYTGIAQNNVDYSLYNYSLNLINPAFAGQKNNTELLISSRKQWSGIPDSPKTSTFSLNIPLKGAVGLGLSVVNDKIFVFNQTVVALDFSYKLKMSRDHDLLFGIKAKGNIYSGSIDKIRTAQSNDALFSVPINKFNPNFSIGAAIVHEDYYTHLYIDNLLTDNLYELKRKSKNKNHYNVNIGGGYTFELNEILKLTPSVLVRFIEGAPLSFDVNTVLNIKELYNVGMSYSWNNSVQLNSLISATKWFDIGYGYNLYLNDLSTYQNGTHEILLRFNIDEIL
- a CDS encoding gliding motility-associated C-terminal domain-containing protein, translated to MFVLKNTLLFFCLIFSFFLSAQKISVGNNEGVSENMPLALHKNGNYSQFIYLGSEIKTSGNIKSLTFKLNTTGNLNIASFNRWTLGLKEIAAKTTELSTFRNSVTPFTGFTRVFDGNIQYNQANGEVTVVFSTPFKYNHTKNLVVEINENSGGQMPYDYNKPTPKFQIFWTAGYRAGYRNKYGYVGSDHSYYGLLKERKVPRVIIGFKQDQVTPPVITMQNPAEASVCKNNSFVFSDVSVTENPNLKWTTDGSGVFEDDTKLLSKYTPSEQDATKGFVTLTLTATKESVTATKTFKLSIQSEAKSAGTDGTLTVCKGTNPTGKQLFDALGGSPETGGVWVSIGLVHTYTQTTSLGCNPKKATITVKEETDVKSAGEDGVLSILKDYEPTEEELFAALNGFATTDGSWVKKNSNTYIYTITSTSPCVKNTSATIRVKRNQKTTNAFSPNGDGVNDTWMILADIANKYPKNKMCIYNRHGNLVYKALRYNNDWDGTSNGKITLSKKSKLPAGSYVYILELNNATKKVLKGWVYINY
- a CDS encoding PorP/SprF family type IX secretion system membrane protein, translated to MMLLKKLTFVLLITLAYTGIAQNNVDYSLYNYSLNLINPAFAGQKNNTELLISSRKQWSGIPDSPKTSTFSLNIPLKGAVGLGLSVVNDKIFVFNQTVVALDFSYKLKMSRDHDLLFGIKAKGNIYSGSIDKIRTAQSNDALFSVPINKFNPNFSIGAAIVHEDYYTHLYIDNLLTDNLYELKRKSKNKNHYNVNIGGGYTFELNEILKLTPSVLVRFIEGAPLSFDVNTVLNIKELYNVGMSYSWNNSVQLNSLISATKWFDIGYGYNLYLNDLSTYQNGTHEVLLRFNIDEIL
- a CDS encoding ArnT family glycosyltransferase, translated to MKNYLMSFFYEQKNRKYLYILLGFVYFIGMFIPLMANDSAQHATMGMRMFLSDNFAELLKGENPYLDKPHMHFWLAGLSFKIFGLHQWAYRIPSILATIIGAYSVFQLTKKLYDKSVAHYGSLIFLTSQSIILANHDVRTDAILTGATIFAIWQLFEYVSTKKTVNIVLGAIAMGISFSTKGFYGVAIIVFAIFSQIIYTKKYKVLFSYKILLAFLVFFLSITPVLYAYYIQFGWEGVEFILWKQNVNRATAKGFNQSSPDYFFFFHSLLWVFLPWAFLMYYGMFYQLKKWIKNNCKKTSGIEFLTIGSVLITLLIISFSKFKLPHYLNPLLPLLAVFTAGILYNLKKDTQQKTLKIFTGIVYFLTSLIVIISFLLLFFTFNTPNILIILVSFILLLFLLLSIFKNEDFPNKIVINSVLLMILVNFILNSYFYPELLEYQGGIKIAEIVNKNDSINLDDVFLYEDDICWIFDFYTQRNTPHLTKQTLKKMDKEVWLLIRNVSLETIKEDGFVISEKYEVNHFRVTRLNLKFLNPKTRASKLRKIYLLKIKPSLN
- the pta gene encoding phosphate acetyltransferase, producing the protein MNKAVYIAASEANSGKSMLSLGLMQLLLRKKPKVGYFRPIIDNPIAGKKDNHINTVLNYFKIKCAYDDCYAFTRSDLINKLNDDKEDEVIGEIIEKYKILEEQNDFVIVEGTDFSDHGAVIEMDLNVLIAKNLGIPVIIVSGGLNKTLGDFIQGLRLTYDSFVNKDVKVISVVANKIEESNIDIIIKEVGKNLPKDISINAIPINKKLNNPTIKELSDRIDAKVLFGENYLNNITGDIKVGAMQLANYLHHLTEDCVIVTPADRSDILLGTLQANISTNYPPISGVVLTGGIELNPSIIKLIEGLEKTVPILWVKEGTFAVTTKLGNVRAHIYAENVDKIKRSINIFEKYVDVAALNEKLITYKGTDVLTPRMFQYNLLKKAKQVKKHIVLPEGNDDRILIAASQLQKTGVVKLTILGKKVLIQAAVKRLNISFDFDEIDIINPIESDYFSDFSNTLFELRKHKGLSPAMAEDLMADVSYFGTMMVHKGLADGMVSGAAHTTQHTIKPALQFIKTKPGYSVVSSIFFMCLEDRVSIFGDCAINPNPTAIQLAEIAISSADSSIAFGIDPKIAMLSYSSGASGKGEDVDTVREATAIIKQKRPDLKVEGPIQYDAAVDPSIGKKKMPDSKVAGQANVLIFPDLNTGNNTYKAVQRETGALAIGPMLQGLNKPVNDLSRGCTVDDIFNTIILTAIQAQDQ
- a CDS encoding tRNA pseudouridine(38-40) synthase TruA; the encoded protein is MNYKNTYLVTIQYLGFRFHGWQKQPNLKTGHLFLDKTLKFIFKGIRLKSLGVGRTDARVSATHFAFQLFIDETVDFEQFMIDFNANAPGDMRALKIENIDKKFNIIQHPKLKEYRYYFSYGEKNHPYAAPFLTRFRDDLNIEIMKEGAKLFEGFHNFKRYCTKPSEETKVERTIEYCRIEKNTELTASFFPKESFVLIVRGEGFLRNQIRLIMGGLHSLGKGEYDLEFIKDSLNPETDIEFIKNIAPASGLHLHKLDFKKLV